A region from the Acyrthosiphon pisum isolate AL4f chromosome A1, pea_aphid_22Mar2018_4r6ur, whole genome shotgun sequence genome encodes:
- the LOC107883686 gene encoding uncharacterized protein LOC107883686: protein MDRRARDYFPFPSLSSRKPYYNYYNTAAVSRRRGKQPVWDTAAAREADNVSSSEYEIEPCISAVQTNNASGLFLLQSCNDGKREPPISPENRFWMVVDGKKNFIVDEIATMHYIIYFTSCGFTIRYIIRTQNYNIAAIPML, encoded by the exons ATGGACCGGCGTGCAAGAGATTATTTTCCATTTCCGTCTCTATCCTCGCGAAAGCCATACTACAACTACTATAATACTGCAGCAGTATCGCGCCGGCGAGGAAAACAACCCGTCTGGGACACTGCAGCAGCACGAGAGGCGGACAATGTATCGTCATCCGAATATGAAATAGAACCGTGTATATCCGCCGTCCAGACAAACAATG ctTCCGGTCTTTTCCTGCTGCAGTCGTGTAATGATGGAAAACGTGAGCCGCCCATTTCCCCCGAAAACCGTTTCTGGATGGTTGttgacggaaaaaaaaatttcatcgtCGACGAAATAGCaacaatgcattatattatatacttcactTCATGCGGCTTTacaatacgatatattataagaacGCAAAATTATAACATAGCAGCTATACCCATGTTATAG